One Tachysurus fulvidraco isolate hzauxx_2018 chromosome 2, HZAU_PFXX_2.0, whole genome shotgun sequence DNA segment encodes these proteins:
- the LOC113653887 gene encoding ras-related protein Ral-B — protein MAANKSKGQSSLVLHKVIMVGSGGVGKSALTLQFMYDEFVEDYEPTKADSYRKKVVLDGEEVQIDILDTAGQEDYAAIRDNYFRSGEGFLLVFSITEQESFSATSEFREQILRVKAEEDKIPLLLVGNKSDLEDKRQVSVTGAREKADEWGVQYVETSAKTRANVDKVFFDLMREVRAKKMAENKDKNGKKSGKKKKSLKERCTLL, from the exons ATGGCAGCCAACAAGAGCAAGGGCCAGAGCTCTCTGGTGCTGCACAAGGTCATCATGGTGGGAAGCGGAGGAGTGGGCAAATCAGCACTCACACTGCAGTTCATGTACGACGAG TTTGTTGAAGACTATGAGCCCACTAAAGCAGACAGCTATAGGAAGAAGGTTGTGCTAGATGGAGAGGAGGTTCAGATCGACATCCTGGACACAGCAGGACAAGAGGACTATGCAGCCATTAGGGATAATTACTTCCGCAGCGGAGAGGGCTTCCTGCTAGTGTTCTCCATCACAGAGCAGGAGTCGTTCAGTGCCACCTCCGAGTTCAG AGAGCAAATCCTGCGTGTGAAGGCAGAGGAAGATAAGATTCCTCTGTTGTTAGTTGGAAATAAATCTGATTTGGAGGATAAGAGGCAGGTGTCTGTGACCGGAGCCCGAGAAAAAGCAGATGAATGGGGAGTGCAGTATGTGGAAACCTCAGCAAAAACGCGTGCCAATGTCGATAAG GTGTTTTTTGACCTAATGAGGGAGGTACGGGCCAAGAAGATGGCTGAGAACAAGGATAAAAATGGCaagaagagtggcaagaagaaaaaaagcctgAAAGAACGCTGCACTTTGCTTTGA